A portion of the Candidatus Schekmanbacteria bacterium genome contains these proteins:
- a CDS encoding methyltransferase domain-containing protein, producing MPDNFWDQRKVDWYDRALDESDYSGKILSVIIPLIKSCRSVIDVGAGCGPIAVPLARLGYDVTALEPSPSMMNKIKEKADKEKLSNLRMIEKKFEESDTGHHDAAIVANVRKLFMDIPMLLRGMEKISPQTIVIITGADTSNNKFYFNELYPIIFGESYPERETHEVVFDELFRFGIKADVTFINYNLDQPFVSLDEAVVFWKAYMKLEDSRFDKTLREFLSGKLVYDGKWLRAEVKKKSAIIWWNRE from the coding sequence ATGCCTGACAATTTCTGGGACCAGAGAAAAGTCGACTGGTATGACAGGGCGCTGGATGAAAGCGATTACAGCGGGAAGATATTAAGCGTCATCATTCCCCTCATCAAATCATGCCGCTCGGTGATAGATGTCGGTGCAGGGTGCGGACCTATTGCAGTGCCCCTTGCAAGACTTGGTTATGATGTAACCGCCCTTGAGCCGTCGCCTTCAATGATGAATAAAATAAAAGAGAAGGCTGATAAAGAAAAGCTTTCTAATCTCAGGATGATAGAGAAAAAGTTTGAAGAGAGCGACACCGGTCATCATGATGCAGCAATAGTGGCGAATGTGAGGAAGCTTTTCATGGATATCCCGATGCTACTTCGCGGTATGGAGAAAATATCGCCGCAAACTATTGTTATTATTACAGGAGCTGACACGAGCAATAATAAGTTTTACTTCAATGAGCTTTATCCCATCATTTTCGGAGAAAGTTACCCGGAAAGAGAAACACACGAAGTTGTATTTGATGAACTATTCAGATTTGGGATTAAAGCTGACGTGACATTTATAAATTACAATCTTGATCAGCCTTTCGTAAGCCTTGATGAGGCGGTTGTATTCTGGAAAGCATACATGAAACTTGAAGATTCGAGGTTTGACAAGACGCTGAGAGAATTTCTATCCGGCAAACTGGTCTATGACGGCAAATGGCTGCGTGCAGAAGTTAAGAAAAAAAGCGCAATCATATGGTGGAATCGGGAATAA
- the hisI gene encoding phosphoribosyl-AMP cyclohydrolase, with the protein MGIEEIKYDTNGLVPAIIQDEENNEVLMMAYMNDVSLKKTLETGKTYFWSRSRKEYWMKGESSGHTQDVKEIYYDCDADTLLIKVKQNVAACHTGYRTCFYRRVDLKTGHAREVGEKVFDPESTYGVKK; encoded by the coding sequence ATGGGAATAGAAGAAATAAAATATGACACGAACGGGCTGGTACCGGCAATAATCCAGGATGAGGAAAATAACGAAGTCCTCATGATGGCTTACATGAACGACGTTTCGCTCAAGAAAACCCTTGAAACAGGCAAAACTTACTTCTGGAGCCGTTCACGCAAAGAATACTGGATGAAGGGTGAATCATCCGGGCACACGCAGGATGTAAAGGAAATATATTATGACTGTGATGCGGACACGCTTCTCATCAAGGTAAAACAGAATGTTGCCGCATGCCACACAGGCTACAGGACATGTTTCTACAGAAGGGTTGACTTAAAGACAGGTCATGCACGGGAAGTGGGAGAAAAAGTTTTTGACCCTGAATCTACCTATGGAGTGAAAAAGTAA
- a CDS encoding DUF5615 family PIN-like protein, translated as MKILIDVNLTPDWVNVFKQQGLDAIHWSSVGDLRASDRIIMEWARNNGYVVFTHDLDFGVLLAATNAEGPSVVQVRTQDVLPRNSGIETVKILKQYESVLEMGALISIDKHKSRIRILPLRT; from the coding sequence ATGAAAATACTCATTGATGTAAATCTAACACCTGACTGGGTTAATGTATTTAAGCAACAGGGACTGGATGCAATTCATTGGTCATCTGTGGGAGATCTTCGTGCGTCTGACAGGATAATAATGGAGTGGGCGCGTAATAACGGTTATGTCGTTTTCACACATGACCTTGACTTTGGAGTACTTCTTGCCGCAACTAATGCTGAAGGACCAAGTGTAGTTCAAGTTCGTACGCAGGATGTTTTGCCCAGGAATTCAGGAATAGAGACAGTTAAAATATTAAAACAATATGAATCAGTTCTTGAAATGGGTGCGCTTATTTCAATAGACAAGCATAAATCAAGAATCCGCATTTTGCCGCTTCGGACCTAA
- a CDS encoding 50S ribosomal protein L28 — protein MAMKCEICGKGPRFGSTISHAHNVSSRRFNPNLQKKRIKVKGQVKTIKICTRCLRTSAAA, from the coding sequence GTGGCAATGAAATGCGAAATCTGTGGGAAGGGGCCGAGATTCGGCAGTACCATAAGCCATGCCCACAATGTTTCATCAAGAAGGTTTAATCCCAATCTCCAAAAAAAACGGATCAAGGTAAAAGGACAGGTAAAGACAATTAAAATCTGTACCCGTTGTCTTCGCACATCTGCAGCTGCCTGA
- the hisB gene encoding imidazoleglycerol-phosphate dehydratase HisB, translating into MAEKRKSKVERNSSETRIFVNLKIDGEGKSRIDVGIPFLNHMLDLFARHGEFDIELKGKGDIEVDCHHTVEDAGIVLGQAFRNALGQRKGIARYGEAYTPMDESLARVVLDISGRPYLKYDVKMPPKKFEGFDYSLVKEFFRAFSIHSGTTLHISLLYGENQHHICEAVFKAFGRALKKACDRTRKGQGIPSTKGRLDS; encoded by the coding sequence ATGGCAGAAAAAAGAAAATCAAAGGTAGAGAGAAACAGCTCTGAAACAAGGATATTTGTTAATCTCAAGATTGACGGCGAAGGGAAATCCCGCATAGATGTTGGAATACCCTTTCTCAACCACATGCTCGACCTTTTTGCACGTCACGGAGAGTTTGACATAGAGCTTAAGGGGAAAGGCGACATCGAGGTTGATTGTCACCACACGGTAGAAGATGCCGGGATAGTTTTAGGGCAGGCATTCAGAAATGCACTGGGGCAAAGGAAAGGGATTGCGCGTTACGGAGAGGCTTATACCCCGATGGACGAATCGCTCGCACGGGTTGTGCTTGATATAAGCGGCCGCCCTTATCTTAAATATGATGTCAAAATGCCGCCAAAAAAATTCGAGGGCTTCGACTATTCACTGGTAAAGGAGTTCTTCAGGGCCTTTTCCATTCACAGCGGGACAACTTTGCACATATCCCTGCTTTACGGAGAAAACCAGCACCACATCTGCGAGGCCGTGTTCAAAGCCTTTGGCCGGGCGTTAAAGAAAGCCTGTGACCGCACCCGTAAAGGACAGGGGATACCATCTACAAAGGGCCGTCTTGATTCATGA
- the hisH gene encoding imidazole glycerol phosphate synthase subunit HisH: MIAIVDYGMGNLRSVQKAFERTGLNAQVTNIPETIKKADALVLPGVGAFRDCMANLAHLELEDTVKSFIKTGKPYFGICLGLQILLTSSEEFGLSKGLDIIKGSVVEFDKNMSDPKSGEIMKIPHMGWNTLENMKQSPLFDGIKDGEYFYFVHSFYVKPSDMAYASSTTGYGIEFVSSVWKDNIVATQFHPEKSQTAGLKIIENFGKWIKKC, from the coding sequence ATGATAGCAATTGTAGACTATGGGATGGGAAACCTGCGCAGTGTTCAGAAAGCCTTTGAGCGTACAGGCTTAAACGCACAAGTAACAAACATCCCTGAAACAATAAAAAAAGCTGACGCCCTTGTTCTGCCCGGAGTCGGAGCATTCAGGGACTGCATGGCGAATCTTGCACATCTGGAACTTGAAGACACGGTAAAATCATTTATAAAAACAGGGAAACCCTATTTTGGTATATGCCTTGGATTGCAGATACTCCTTACATCAAGCGAGGAGTTCGGGCTTTCAAAGGGGCTGGATATCATCAAGGGGAGTGTCGTTGAGTTTGATAAGAACATGTCTGACCCAAAATCAGGTGAGATTATGAAGATCCCTCATATGGGATGGAACACATTGGAAAACATGAAACAGTCTCCCCTCTTTGACGGGATAAAAGACGGCGAGTATTTCTATTTCGTGCACTCATTCTATGTCAAGCCTTCTGACATGGCATACGCATCATCCACAACCGGCTATGGTATAGAATTCGTGTCAAGCGTGTGGAAGGACAACATCGTTGCAACACAGTTTCACCCTGAAAAGAGCCAGACTGCAGGATTGAAGATAATTGAAAACTTCGGAAAGTGGATAAAAAAATGCTGA
- a CDS encoding glycosyltransferase family 4 protein — MEIISSRRWIGEAAHAFQLTRMLIGRGHKVILVSKKGWEVSARAREQGIEPIELAMNGRFNISDNFSDISKLVGILRKEQVDVIHCHRGHDHWLSVAAVKISGKKIPIVRTRHVNVPVRTHFFNRWLYYNTNKVICVSAHIKEGYLKTGIVTEDKLSLVYTGADLSEFDFKRDGVGIREEFGIAADSPVIGIVGRIAPIKGHKYLINALPEIKKKYPDAKLIFPGDVRDEETDAKLKNIIKDLGLQKDVIFPGYRRDVADIAACFDVSVIASKGSEGSSRACYEYMAMKKPIVATRVGIIPELIEDGVSGIIIPPKSSDAMAKAVIELLGDRKFAGEMGERAYSMLVEKFNARNWLENTEKVLGEDAKG; from the coding sequence TTGGAAATAATCAGCAGCCGGCGCTGGATAGGCGAGGCTGCCCATGCTTTTCAGCTTACAAGGATGCTCATTGGTCGCGGCCATAAGGTGATACTTGTCTCTAAGAAAGGATGGGAGGTTTCCGCGAGAGCACGTGAGCAGGGGATAGAGCCGATAGAGCTTGCGATGAACGGACGTTTCAATATCAGTGATAATTTCTCAGATATTTCGAAACTGGTTGGTATTTTAAGAAAAGAACAAGTTGATGTGATCCATTGCCACAGAGGACATGACCACTGGCTTTCCGTTGCGGCTGTTAAAATTTCCGGAAAAAAAATTCCCATTGTGAGAACGCGTCATGTGAATGTCCCTGTGCGCACTCATTTTTTCAACCGCTGGCTCTACTATAACACAAACAAAGTCATCTGCGTTTCCGCCCATATAAAGGAAGGGTATCTGAAAACCGGGATCGTCACTGAAGATAAACTCTCCCTCGTTTATACCGGTGCTGATCTTTCGGAGTTTGATTTTAAAAGAGATGGTGTAGGCATAAGAGAGGAATTCGGGATTGCCGCAGATTCTCCGGTCATAGGGATTGTGGGGAGGATTGCCCCGATAAAAGGACACAAATACCTGATAAATGCTTTGCCGGAGATAAAGAAAAAGTATCCTGACGCAAAGCTAATTTTCCCCGGAGATGTTCGTGATGAAGAGACTGATGCTAAGCTTAAAAATATTATAAAAGATCTCGGCCTTCAAAAAGATGTTATTTTCCCCGGTTACAGGCGGGATGTTGCAGATATCGCGGCATGCTTTGATGTTTCGGTAATAGCTTCAAAAGGTTCTGAAGGCTCAAGCCGTGCCTGTTATGAATATATGGCTATGAAAAAACCTATAGTCGCGACCCGGGTCGGAATAATCCCTGAGCTTATTGAAGATGGGGTGAGCGGGATAATCATTCCGCCAAAAAGCTCTGATGCAATGGCAAAGGCTGTCATTGAGCTTCTCGGTGACAGGAAGTTTGCCGGAGAGATGGGTGAAAGGGCTTATTCAATGCTCGTCGAAAAATTCAATGCCCGCAACTGGCTTGAAAATACGGAAAAAGTTTTAGGGGAAGATGCAAAGGGTTAG
- the hisF gene encoding imidazole glycerol phosphate synthase subunit HisF, whose translation MLAKRIIPCLDVKEGRVVKGIKFLNLIDAGDPVECAKVYDTQGADELTFLDITASYEKRGIMIDVVERTANEIFIPLTVGGGIRNVDDIRDLLKAGADKVSINTAAVNNPELIMEASEKFGSQCIVVAIDAKHKGHGKDGWEVYIHGGRTPTGADAVEWAKQAEELGAGEILLTSMDRDGTKDGYDLALTRKIVDSISIPVIASGGVGTLEHIYSGLSEGGASAALAASIFHYGEYTIKDVKDYLNTKGINVRV comes from the coding sequence ATGCTGGCAAAACGAATCATACCATGTCTTGACGTTAAGGAAGGACGCGTCGTAAAGGGAATAAAATTTTTAAACCTCATCGATGCAGGCGACCCTGTTGAATGCGCAAAAGTATATGATACGCAGGGGGCTGACGAACTGACATTCCTTGACATAACCGCCTCTTACGAAAAGCGCGGTATAATGATAGACGTAGTGGAGAGAACAGCGAACGAGATATTCATTCCTCTCACTGTGGGAGGAGGGATAAGAAACGTAGACGACATAAGGGATCTCCTCAAAGCAGGCGCTGACAAGGTCTCAATCAACACTGCCGCAGTGAACAATCCTGAACTGATAATGGAAGCATCAGAAAAGTTCGGTTCCCAGTGCATTGTTGTCGCGATAGACGCAAAACATAAAGGGCACGGGAAAGACGGTTGGGAAGTCTACATCCATGGCGGAAGAACTCCTACCGGCGCAGACGCTGTGGAATGGGCAAAACAGGCAGAAGAACTTGGCGCAGGTGAGATACTTCTTACCAGCATGGACAGGGACGGGACAAAAGACGGCTACGACCTCGCGCTTACAAGGAAGATCGTAGATTCCATAAGCATACCGGTCATAGCTTCGGGAGGTGTTGGAACTTTAGAACACATATACAGCGGCCTTTCTGAGGGGGGAGCGAGCGCCGCACTTGCAGCATCGATATTTCACTACGGAGAATATACAATAAAGGATGTTAAGGATTATCTTAATACAAAAGGAATTAACGTGAGGGTCTGA
- a CDS encoding peptidylprolyl isomerase, producing the protein MAQAKDGDKVKIHYTGKFDDGTVFDTSEGRDPLEFTLGEGGMIPGFEKAVIGMTPGDSKTERIVAEEAYGKYDEEMIFVVKREQFPKDFVPEVGKQIGLRRDDGKIMSVTIAELSDDEITIDVNHPLAGQDLNFDIRLVEII; encoded by the coding sequence ATGGCGCAGGCAAAAGACGGAGATAAGGTAAAGATCCACTATACGGGGAAGTTTGATGACGGTACTGTATTTGATACCTCTGAAGGACGCGACCCTCTTGAATTTACTTTAGGTGAGGGCGGAATGATCCCCGGTTTTGAAAAGGCTGTAATAGGCATGACTCCCGGTGATTCAAAGACAGAAAGAATCGTAGCCGAAGAGGCTTATGGCAAATATGATGAAGAAATGATCTTTGTAGTAAAAAGAGAACAATTCCCGAAAGACTTTGTCCCTGAAGTCGGCAAACAAATCGGTCTGAGGCGGGATGATGGGAAAATCATGTCCGTTACCATTGCTGAGCTTTCAGATGATGAAATAACGATTGATGTAAACCATCCTCTTGCAGGTCAGGACCTGAATTTTGATATAAGGCTTGTCGAGATAATCTAA
- a CDS encoding PAS domain S-box protein — translation MKGFLFRRIAIHLAATIIVIIFFLIIVGKIYTLNMAQLEKEYAARQSLVTSQSAGQLTSYFDNLRREFSLTARLANVSRIAAEKGMDGESLGRYYESISRAEIDAYFLTDLHGNIVRTSSAVVTGQISLPQTLVDELKGMHADDYLIQNVMIRNHGEPVSPQHFLFLMPFYSGVGVERQLHGIAGAVIDLDLIFKRFVSPLITSEGQSAWVMSQDGVILYLPTHPEMVQMSIFSATNDCLRCHEDFSVEQDILKNPDFSGAHKVGKHVMLVSASTSMLRGISFKVVTSVPLSSIANQARMSYLYMVLLSVTIILALSLSGAYAIRVNRKRAEALIQKLKASEEILYLKEFNENIIKNLPVGIVVIDKERKIQSINEEIIKQGKKIGLIRDIEGEIGTDVIEQIPESLRQNAIDIYNHVLNGGVPYFNPMITFRGKEEKLLLSVRINPLRDAKNSIVGAVIMREDITEQKRLEAEIKETKEYLEKIFEASVDGMIVTDATGVIRMANDAVSHILGYEKPELIGMHTSELSTKQVEHVEAQRRILDTLRKAGKSAPTEVMYRRKDGTFIAVEQSSSFVYDERGKIVAAVADLRDLTEKKKAESKQKELQQRLIQSEKLASIGRLAGGVAHEINNPLSGVVTNLGMIKEIKVPDPGEIVAKCKVISPDADCTQKMAAFYEEYLRLEKKRQRLLETAYKGGERCKKIIRDLLVFSRPSNGKEDEMVNVNECIEDSLEIVDHQLELNNVKIKKEMSWDLRSINGIKKEIEQVFLNIFINANHAMMPDGGELTIETKGEGNNVVVNISDTGCGIPEEVFDKIFDPFFTTKEVGVGTGLGLSIVYEIIEKHNGKIDVKSKAGEGTTFSFIFPAAQRLGESA, via the coding sequence ATGAAAGGATTTCTTTTTAGAAGAATCGCTATTCATCTTGCTGCAACAATAATTGTAATAATCTTCTTTCTGATCATTGTGGGGAAGATTTACACTCTCAACATGGCTCAGCTTGAGAAGGAGTATGCAGCAAGGCAGTCTCTCGTTACATCCCAGTCTGCAGGCCAATTGACATCCTATTTTGATAACCTGCGCAGGGAATTCAGTCTTACCGCAAGGCTTGCGAACGTCAGCAGGATAGCAGCGGAAAAAGGTATGGATGGCGAATCTCTGGGCAGATATTATGAAAGCATATCCCGGGCAGAGATAGATGCCTATTTCCTCACTGACCTTCATGGAAATATTGTCCGTACTTCGTCGGCTGTTGTAACAGGACAGATTTCATTGCCGCAGACTCTTGTTGATGAATTAAAGGGAATGCACGCTGATGATTATCTGATTCAAAATGTAATGATCAGAAACCATGGTGAACCTGTAAGCCCGCAGCACTTTCTTTTTCTTATGCCTTTTTACAGCGGCGTGGGAGTTGAGAGACAATTGCACGGCATAGCAGGGGCTGTCATTGACCTTGACCTGATCTTTAAAAGGTTTGTTTCCCCTCTTATCACTTCAGAAGGACAGTCTGCATGGGTGATGTCGCAGGACGGCGTCATTCTCTATCTTCCTACACATCCTGAAATGGTGCAGATGAGTATTTTTTCAGCTACCAATGACTGTCTCAGATGTCATGAGGATTTTTCTGTAGAGCAGGATATTCTTAAGAATCCTGATTTCAGCGGCGCACATAAGGTTGGCAAGCATGTGATGCTTGTTTCCGCATCTACGTCGATGCTAAGGGGAATATCTTTTAAAGTCGTGACCAGTGTTCCTCTTTCTTCAATCGCAAACCAGGCGCGTATGAGCTACCTTTATATGGTCCTCCTTTCAGTGACTATCATCCTTGCTCTCTCGCTTTCAGGCGCGTATGCGATCAGGGTGAACAGGAAGAGGGCTGAAGCTTTAATCCAGAAGCTGAAGGCAAGCGAGGAGATACTTTATCTTAAAGAGTTCAATGAGAACATCATAAAGAACCTTCCGGTCGGAATAGTGGTGATTGACAAGGAACGAAAAATCCAGAGCATAAACGAGGAAATAATAAAGCAGGGGAAAAAGATAGGTCTCATAAGGGATATTGAGGGAGAGATCGGAACGGATGTTATCGAGCAGATTCCGGAAAGCCTCAGGCAGAATGCAATAGATATATATAATCATGTGCTGAATGGCGGTGTGCCTTATTTTAACCCGATGATCACATTCAGGGGAAAAGAAGAGAAGCTATTGCTGTCAGTCCGGATCAATCCTTTAAGGGATGCGAAAAACAGCATTGTAGGTGCTGTCATAATGAGGGAGGATATTACGGAGCAGAAACGCCTTGAAGCGGAGATCAAGGAGACAAAAGAGTATCTGGAGAAGATATTTGAGGCATCGGTGGACGGTATGATAGTTACCGATGCCACCGGTGTAATAAGAATGGCTAATGATGCGGTTTCCCATATCCTTGGATATGAGAAACCGGAGCTTATAGGGATGCATACAAGTGAGCTTTCGACAAAGCAGGTCGAGCATGTTGAAGCCCAGCGCAGGATACTTGATACTTTGCGAAAGGCGGGCAAAAGCGCGCCGACCGAGGTTATGTACAGGAGAAAGGACGGCACTTTTATTGCCGTAGAACAAAGCTCGTCGTTCGTCTATGATGAGAGGGGAAAGATTGTTGCAGCAGTGGCGGACCTGCGTGACCTTACAGAAAAAAAGAAGGCCGAATCAAAACAGAAAGAGCTCCAGCAAAGACTCATCCAATCTGAGAAACTGGCATCCATCGGCAGACTGGCGGGCGGGGTTGCGCATGAGATAAACAATCCATTGAGCGGTGTTGTCACAAACCTTGGCATGATAAAGGAGATAAAGGTTCCTGATCCGGGTGAGATAGTGGCGAAATGTAAGGTTATCAGCCCTGATGCGGATTGCACACAGAAGATGGCAGCTTTCTATGAAGAGTATCTCAGACTTGAGAAGAAAAGACAGAGGCTTCTTGAGACAGCATATAAAGGAGGTGAACGGTGCAAGAAGATAATCCGCGACCTGCTCGTATTTTCAAGGCCTTCAAACGGCAAAGAAGACGAGATGGTCAATGTAAACGAGTGCATCGAAGACAGCCTTGAAATTGTGGACCATCAGCTTGAGCTTAACAATGTTAAAATAAAAAAAGAAATGAGCTGGGATTTAAGGAGCATAAACGGGATCAAAAAAGAAATTGAGCAGGTTTTCCTCAATATTTTTATCAATGCCAACCATGCCATGATGCCTGACGGCGGGGAGCTTACCATTGAGACAAAGGGAGAAGGGAACAATGTTGTTGTGAACATTTCCGACACAGGATGCGGTATTCCTGAAGAAGTTTTCGACAAGATATTCGATCCCTTCTTTACCACCAAGGAGGTCGGTGTCGGAACAGGACTGGGGCTTTCAATAGTCTATGAGATAATAGAAAAGCACAACGGCAAGATTGATGTCAAAAGCAAGGCAGGAGAGGGGACAACCTTTTCTTTCATTTTCCCTGCCGCCCAGCGCCTCGGCGAATCAGCGTAA
- a CDS encoding dephospho-CoA kinase — translation MPFIGLTGSICTGKSTVSKMFESLGARIIDADLIARDVVRKGSPVLQKIAEEFGRGILLEDGNLDREKLGKIVFADPEKLKKLNSLTHPEIIRIIMEERKRLGQAHPDDVIILDAPLLYETGLQQFVEKVIVVSASRENQMERLLKRNNISPEDAQNRIKSQMAIEEKASRADFVIDSNSSISETLKQVREVYNRIHPI, via the coding sequence ATGCCTTTTATCGGGCTCACAGGGAGCATCTGCACAGGGAAAAGTACGGTGTCGAAAATGTTTGAAAGCCTGGGAGCCCGCATCATTGATGCAGATCTGATAGCCCGCGATGTCGTAAGAAAAGGAAGCCCCGTACTCCAAAAAATAGCAGAAGAATTTGGACGGGGGATATTGCTCGAAGACGGAAACCTTGACAGGGAAAAGCTTGGGAAGATAGTCTTTGCCGATCCTGAAAAGCTTAAAAAGCTCAATAGCCTTACCCATCCTGAAATAATAAGAATAATAATGGAAGAAAGAAAACGCCTCGGGCAGGCTCATCCGGACGATGTCATAATATTAGATGCTCCTCTCCTCTACGAGACCGGGCTTCAGCAATTTGTCGAAAAGGTAATAGTTGTTTCGGCAAGCAGGGAAAACCAGATGGAGCGTCTTCTCAAAAGAAATAATATTTCACCGGAAGATGCGCAAAACCGGATCAAATCTCAGATGGCCATTGAAGAGAAGGCAAGCCGCGCTGATTTTGTTATAGACAGCAACTCATCTATCAGTGAAACATTAAAGCAGGTAAGAGAAGTCTATAACAGAATTCATCCCATTTAG
- the hisA gene encoding 1-(5-phosphoribosyl)-5-[(5-phosphoribosylamino)methylideneamino]imidazole-4-carboxamide isomerase, whose product MLIIPAIDLRGEKCVRLIQGDFSREKVYSSDPVDIAMKFKECGAKLIHVVDLDGARTGAPGNLKSIERLLHEITVPIEVGGGIRTYEVAKGYVEMGVKRIILGTAAIKNRALLEKLCTDFPGKIVVGIDTMKGKIAIEGWEKDTGVDLEKFIKEINALKPSAIICTDISRDGMLTGPNISFMENILGISEIPVVASGGVSRLEDLVKLVAVRNGAIEGVIVGKAIYEGQIDLKEAIKVIEGK is encoded by the coding sequence ATGCTGATAATACCTGCCATAGATCTGCGGGGAGAAAAGTGCGTAAGGCTCATACAGGGTGATTTTTCGAGAGAGAAGGTATATTCCTCAGACCCTGTAGACATTGCAATGAAATTTAAGGAATGCGGGGCAAAACTCATTCATGTCGTTGACCTTGACGGTGCAAGGACAGGGGCTCCGGGAAACCTTAAAAGCATCGAAAGGCTCCTGCACGAGATAACTGTCCCAATAGAGGTTGGCGGAGGAATACGCACATACGAAGTGGCGAAGGGCTATGTTGAGATGGGAGTTAAACGCATAATCCTCGGCACTGCGGCAATAAAGAACCGTGCTCTCCTTGAAAAGCTCTGCACGGATTTCCCGGGGAAGATCGTAGTCGGGATTGACACGATGAAAGGGAAGATCGCCATAGAGGGGTGGGAAAAAGATACCGGAGTCGACCTTGAAAAATTCATCAAAGAGATAAACGCACTTAAACCCAGCGCCATTATCTGCACGGATATATCAAGGGACGGTATGCTTACCGGACCTAATATCTCCTTCATGGAAAACATCCTCGGCATATCTGAAATCCCTGTGGTCGCATCAGGAGGAGTATCAAGACTTGAGGACCTGGTAAAGCTTGTAGCTGTTAGGAACGGAGCCATCGAAGGCGTCATCGTGGGGAAAGCTATCTACGAAGGGCAGATTGATTTAAAAGAAGCGATTAAAGTCATAGAGGGAAAGTAA
- a CDS encoding DUF433 domain-containing protein, whose translation MKNLKRITFAPDVMGGKPCIRGLRVTVGTIVGLVAEGYSNTDILQAYPYLEEEDIREALAYAAWRSEEIELPLINS comes from the coding sequence ATGAAGAATCTGAAAAGAATCACCTTTGCCCCTGATGTAATGGGCGGCAAGCCATGCATTCGGGGCTTGCGTGTTACAGTCGGTACTATTGTTGGTCTTGTTGCTGAAGGTTATTCCAATACTGATATCTTGCAGGCATATCCATACCTGGAAGAAGAAGATATCCGCGAAGCGCTTGCGTATGCTGCGTGGCGCTCTGAGGAAATTGAATTGCCTCTGATTAATTCATGA